Proteins from a single region of Urocitellus parryii isolate mUroPar1 chromosome 4, mUroPar1.hap1, whole genome shotgun sequence:
- the Sc5d gene encoding lathosterol oxidase translates to MDLVLSAADYYFFTPYVYPARWPEDDIFRQTISLLIVTNLGAYILYFFCATLSYYFVYDHSLMKHPQFLKNQVYREIKFTVQSLPWISIPTVALFLLELRGYSKLYDNIGEFPSGWFHLIVSVISFLFFTDMLIYWIHRGLHHRLVYKRIHKPHHIWKIPTPFASHAFHPVDGFLQSLPYHIYPFIFPLHKVVYLGLYILVNIWTISIHDGDFRVPQILKPFINGSAHHTDHHMFFDYNYGQYFTLWDRIGGSFKNPSSFEGKGPLSYVKKMAEEKCNSPTENGCKNEKLCNGEFTKTK, encoded by the exons ATGGACCTTGTTCTCAGTGCcgcagattattatttttttacaccatacgtaTATCCAGCCAGATGGCCAGAGGATGACATCTTCCGACAAACTATTAGTCTCCTGATTGTGACAAATCTTGGCGCTTAtatcctttatttcttctgtgcCACATTGAGctattattttgtatatgatCATTCATTAATGAAGCATCCACAGTTTTTAAAG aatcaAGTGTATCGAGAGATTAAGTTCACTGTACAGTCATTACCCTGGATAAGTATCCCCACTGTTGCATTGTTCCTGCTAGAGTTGAGAGGTTACAGCAAATTATATGACAACATAGGAGAGTTTCCAAGTG GTTGGTTTCACCTCATTGTCAGTGtcatctccttcctctttttcaccGATATGCTGATCTACTGGATTCACAGAGGCCTTCATCATAGACTTGTATACAAG CGTATCCATAAACCTCATCACATTTGGAAGATCCCCACTCCATTTGCAAGTCATGCTTTTCACCCAGTGGATGGCTTCCTTCAGAGTCTACCTTACCATATATACCCTTTTATCTTTCCGTTACACAAAGTGGTTTACTTAGGTTTGTATATCTTGGTTAATATCTGGACCATTTCCATTCATGATGGTGATTTTCGTGTCCCCCAGATTTTAAAGCCATTTATTAATGGCTCAGCACATCATACAGACCACCACATGTTCTTTGACTATAACTATGGACAGTACTTCACACTTTGGGATAGAATTGGAGGTTCATTCAAAAACCCTTCCTCCTTTGAGGGGAAAGGACCACTTAGTTATGTGAAGAAGATGGCAGAAGAAAAATGCAACAGCCCTACAGAAAATggttgtaaaaatgaaaaattatgcaaTGGAGAATTTACAAAGACTAAGTAA